The nucleotide window AAAAACAAGGGTAACAATATCAAACCCCAATTGATTTAACAACAAAACAATTAACAACCAGAATCTGAAAAACATCCTGAAACTTTCGGGACAGATCGCAAAAACTTAGAAATCATGAACAAGAATTTAAAATCAATCGCACTTTTATTTGTGGCAACAATGGCAATGGTAAGCTGTACAAACGAGGACACACCGAAAACCGAAACGCCAATTATCCCGGCAACTGCCGCCGAGTTCAAAGCCATCAAAACCGAAGCCCTAACTAAGCTAAAACAAACGTTCACCATCACCGAGGCTTCGGGGACAGTGACACTCACTTCTGCCAAAGGGGTAAAACTAATGATCAACAGGGACTACCTCCGAAAAAACGGAAATCCGGTAACTGGTCCGATTTCTATCGAATACGTAGAGCTTTTCGACAAAGGGCATATGCTCGTGGCAAACAAGCCTACAATGGGATTGACCACAGACGGGAAGAAAAACCTATTAATCTCTGGTGGCGAATTCTACATCAAAGCAACCCAAGACGGAGTGGCGCTAGAATCATTGGCCACAATGACCCTTCTTGTCCCAACAAGTTTAACCGACGGATTAAAAACAGGAATGCAGTTATGGATAGGCAATTTGGATGATCCGGAAAACCTAGTTTGGAGAAATGTAGCCGATCCAGGAACCGCAGGAGGAAAAGGTGGAGTACAAGGAGAAGGAAGCAACTATTATGTTTCTTTTGGAAACTTCGGATGGACAAACGTAGATAAATTTTACAGTGACACCAGACCAAAAACAACCATTCTTGTCGATGCTCCCGATGGATACGACAACACCAACAGCGCCATTTATTTGTCCTATGACGGAGAGGGCAAAAACGCTCTTGCAAAATTGGATACCTACACCGCAGCAGGATTATTCAGCGAGCACTACGGTCAAATCCCGATTGGATTGGCTTGTCATATCATTTTTGCCACCGAGGAAGACGGACAGTGGAGATACGCCATCAAAGCTGTTACCATAGGCGCAAATGATGTTTACACTTTCACGCTGGCCGAAACTACTCTTGGCACCGAAGCGCAATTGGTAGCTGCAATCAATGCCATCCAATAACCCCATGCCCTCAATTAATGTCAAAAAAGTGGTGATTTGCTCACCGCTTTTTTTTACTTTTAAACCAATTTGATTTTTTACTGCTTTCAAAAGCTCCCGAAAAAACAATGACTGACCAAAATAACCAAAGTATGAACAAATCACTACTCGTAATTTTTCTCATTTTTGCAACCTCTCTGTATGCTCAAGTCAAAGTAAAAGATACGGTCACCCGAAGAGCCAATATCGGTTACGACCAAAAAGGGAATTTAGTTTCGTTCAAACCCGAAACACCTCCGCTAATTCCTATTGCCGGTGCACCAAAACCAAGCTACACTTATTTATGGGAATTAGGCGATGGCCACTACAGTAGAGAGGCAGAACCCAAACACGTTTATAAAAACAAAGGAACTTATACCGCCAAACTTACCGTAACCAACAATTACGACAACGGAAAACCACCAGCAACACGCCCAAAAAAAGTGGTGGTCAATGAAATTTCAGACACCAATTACAAAGACATCGCTTCTATCGACACTCAAGACGGATTATCGATCATAAAAAACTGCGACCCGATTCCGGAACAGGAAATGCAGGTTGTTGTGAGTTACGAAAACCTTGAAAACTATGTCACCAACGGAAAACTCTATCTTTTTTACAACGAAAAGCAATTCAAAAACAACAATTTCGTCCTAGAGGAAGTAAGGCCATATGCCGGAGAAAGGGAAGTCAAAGAAAATAATATCGTCTCTGCAGACGACATCGACAACACCAACCGCTATTTGGCTTCTAACGAAAATTTGACTTTTTCCAAAAAATATTTGGAAACAACCAATGAAACCAATTTGGATTCCACCTTATTAGCTGCTAAAAACAGTTATAAAAACGTGGCCATTTTAGAAATAGACGATCACAACCCGGGAGAAACCCGAAACGTGTTTTATACGTTCAAAACCACTCCCGAAATGATCAAGGACACCAGTGCCACGATAACCATCCGCAGCATTTATGTCCCCAACCGAAGTTTTAAAGACCATAAAATAAAAAACCTGGAAATGGAAATCGTTACTTCACACGATCCCAATAAAATGGGCTCCAACGGAAGTTTCATGAATTACCGCTTCGTTCGCTACAAAAGGGTTAAATTCAAAACTAGTTTTCAAAATAACGGTGAAGGCCCAGCCCGAAAAATACAGCTAGAAACCGACATCCCCGATATGTTTGACAAAAGCACCCTAAAAATAGAAAGCATGTACCCCGAATGCCCCATTTGTCCCAAAGGCGAAGTCGCGACGACAAGTTGTCTCGACGTTATCGAAAGGGAAACGCAGATATTTTTTGTTTTCAGAAATATCTATTTGCCGGGCAGCAACCAAAAAAATGTAACGGAAATAGACAGCACCAAAGGTTTTGTGAAATACTCGATGAAGTTCAATGAAGATTTTCACAAAGTAAAAACCAAAAGCAGAACGGC belongs to Flavobacterium aquiphilum and includes:
- a CDS encoding DUF7619 domain-containing protein, producing the protein MNKSLLVIFLIFATSLYAQVKVKDTVTRRANIGYDQKGNLVSFKPETPPLIPIAGAPKPSYTYLWELGDGHYSREAEPKHVYKNKGTYTAKLTVTNNYDNGKPPATRPKKVVVNEISDTNYKDIASIDTQDGLSIIKNCDPIPEQEMQVVVSYENLENYVTNGKLYLFYNEKQFKNNNFVLEEVRPYAGEREVKENNIVSADDIDNTNRYLASNENLTFSKKYLETTNETNLDSTLLAAKNSYKNVAILEIDDHNPGETRNVFYTFKTTPEMIKDTSATITIRSIYVPNRSFKDHKIKNLEMEIVTSHDPNKMGSNGSFMNYRFVRYKRVKFKTSFQNNGEGPARKIQLETDIPDMFDKSTLKIESMYPECPICPKGEVATTSCLDVIERETQIFFVFRNIYLPGSNQKNVTEIDSTKGFVKYSMKFNEDFHKVKTKSRTAIIFDKNEPIITNYATTRFTPGISIGAKAGYNIYTNLKNPKSYFVGATISPFKSYRYYGQAEFINSVTSYDGGTTNSRTIDQSTGAVHLNLITTSIENKNINWEIPVLFRYNISTYFGVGAGMQFNMNVSEEQTQNIKTDIYEGTTDKLLLRTEYSTPKDTKSFTKLNSGLLFDFTAGFARIGPSLGARYVLNFDNDFNYVQLYAIWKF